One Bombus fervidus isolate BK054 chromosome 7, iyBomFerv1, whole genome shotgun sequence genomic region harbors:
- the LOC139988989 gene encoding small ribosomal subunit protein uS3-like produces MDSRSISKKRKFVGDGVFKAELNEFLTRELSEDGYSGVEVRVTPHRTEIILLATHTQSVLGEKGRRIRELTSVVQKRFNFKEAQNIELYAEKVATRGLCAIAQAESLRFKLIGGLAVRRACYGVLRFIMESGAKGCEVVVSGKLRGQRAKSMKFVDGLMIHSGEPTNEYVNTATRHVLLRQGTFGNKLMIKTDSNLIYYLLLGVLGIKVKIMLPYDPHGKTGPKKPLPDSVSIVEPKDEVFPSQPTSEVKASKDLPQPMPLAV; encoded by the exons ATGGACAGCCGTTCTatctcgaagaaaagaaag TTTGTCGGAGACGGAGTCTTCAAAGCCgaattaaacgagtttttaacTCGAGAACTTTCGGAGGACGGGTATTCAGGGGTAGAGGTACGTGTTACCCCTCATCGTACAGAGATCATATTGCTGGCGACGCACACGCAGAGCGTTCTCGGAGAAAAGGGTAGGAGAATCAGAGAGTTAACCTCTGTGGTTCAAaaacgatttaatttcaaagaggCTCAAAACATCGAGTTGTATGCTGAGAAAGTTGCAACTCGTGGTCTCTGCGCTATAGCGCAAGCAGAATCCCTCCGATTCAAGTTAATTGGAGGTTTAGCTGTACGAAG GGCTTGCTATGGAGTTCTGCGCTTTATTATGGAATCAGGAGCGAAGGGTTGCGAAGTGGTTGTTAGTGGGAAATTGCGTGGACAGAGAGCAAAGTCCATGAAATTTGTTGATGGTTTGATGATCCATTCTGGGGAACCAACCAACGAATACGTAAACACCGCGACACGTCACGTCCTTCTTCGACAAGGTACGTTTGGCaacaaattaatgataaaaacagattctaatttaatttattatctcttaTTAGGTGTACTTGGTATCAAAGTGAAGATTATGCTGCCGTATGATCCTCATGGCAAGACAGGTCCTAAAAAACCTCTCCCAGATTCTGTCTCAATTGTTGAACCAAAGGATGAGGTGTTTCCTTCCCAACCAACATCTGAAGTGAAAGCATCGAAGGATTTGCCACAACCAATGCCACTTGCGgtgtaa
- the LOC139988888 gene encoding small ribosomal subunit protein uS3-like, translating to MESGAKGCEVVVSGKLRGQRAKSMKFVDGLMIHSGEPTNEYVNTATRHVLLRQGTFGNKLMIKTDSNLIYYLLLGVLGIKVKIMLPYDPHGKTGPKKPLPDSVSIVEPKDEVFPSQPTSEVKASKDLPQPMPLAV from the coding sequence ATGGAGTCTGGAGCTAAGGGTTGCGAAGTGGTTGTTAGTGGCAAATTGCGTGGACAGAGAGCAAAGTCCATGAAATTTGTTGATGGTTTGATGATCCATTCTGGGGAACCAACCAACGAATACGTAAACACCGCGACACGTCACGTCCTTCTTCGACAAGGTACGTTTGGCaacaaattaatgataaaaacagattctaatttaatttattatctcttaTTAGGTGTACTTGGTATCAAAGTGAAGATTATGCTGCCGTATGATCCTCATGGCAAGACAGGTCCTAAAAAACCTCTCCCAGATTCTGTCTCAATTGTTGAACCAAAGGATGAGGTGTTTCCTTCCCAACCAACATCTGAAGTGAAAGCATCGAAGGATTTGCCACAACCAATGCCACTTGCGgtgtaa